In the Mya arenaria isolate MELC-2E11 chromosome 11, ASM2691426v1 genome, one interval contains:
- the LOC128207625 gene encoding ribosome biogenesis protein NOP53-like gives MPIADVDIWAAEQLTDSKPDDDHFLTVTKKKRVKAPARLTKSVSDVPAVETPHPGASYNPAFDEYQALLKKANSREMGRQRDEERIKRALDEKFPDASEAPTEVTTLQEMSAGLFEGVDSDEETPDPDISNLSVNPPIRREHKKDERRRKKEKARKQKLKEKENLKEKRKKDNNIFRLKSIKAEIRKETEEAGKKAEERAEKRTRDGMRTRRLAKTKFEEPDMEVKLSDELVGSLRELRPEGHLLIDRFQSLMKRNKLEPRGAPGRKQKRKYKPKVFEKKSHKDVK, from the exons ATGCCGATCGCTGATGTTGATATCTGGGCAG CAGAGCAGCTAACTGACAGTAAACCAGATGATGACCACTTTCTCACAGTTACCAAAAAAAAGAGAGTAAag GCCCCTGCACGCCTGACAAAGTCGGTGTCAGATGTGCCAGCAGTGGAGACCCCCCACCCTGGGGCTTCCTACAACCCAGCGTTCGATGAATATCAG GCTCTCCTGAAGAAGGCCAACAGTCGCGAGATGGGACGGCAACGGGATGAGGAACGGATAAAACGAGCCCTTGATGAGAAATTCCCTGACGCAAGTGAGGCACCAACAGAG GTGACAACTCTCCAGGAGATGTCAGCGGGGCTGTTTGAGGGTGTTGACAGTGATGAGGAGACCCCTGACCCCGATATTTCTAACCTGTCTGTCAACCCACCGATCCGTAGAGAACACAAGAAAGATGAACGACGGAGGAAAAAAGAGAAAGCAAGAAAACAGAAG CTCAAAGAAAAGGAAAATCTTAAGGAAAAGAGGAAGAAAGATAACAACATTTTCAG GTTGAAGTCCATCAAGGCAGAAATACGAAAAGAGACTGAGGAGGCTGGGAAGAAGGCAGAGGAGCGGGCAGAGAAACGAACGCGTGATGGGATGCGGACACGCCGCCTTGCTAAAACAAA GTTTGAGGAGCCGGATATGGAGGTGAAGTTGAGTGACGAGCTGGTGGGATCTCTCCGCGAACTGCGG CCAGAGGGTCACTTGCTGATCGACAGGTTCCAAAGTTTGATGAAGCGGAACAAGCTGGAGCCGCGTGGAGCTCCTGGCAG aAAGCAGAAGCGAAAGTACAAACCTAAAGTGTTTGAGAAGAAATCTCACAAGGATGTTAA
- the LOC128209105 gene encoding uncharacterized protein C14orf119-like encodes MSFTPTEKEIQCVVHWFSEWSHLQQRDFLKELLDKAIPCHLDSLFDSLQTMNVQDKPPNIFKCQIKLFKQWFDTWSHADKNTFLIKLREVNPDFVDEFDRQLSLQISLQNQEGET; translated from the exons atgtCCTTCACACCaacagaaaaagaaatacaGTGTGTTGTTCACTGGTTTTCAG AATGGTCGCACCTGCAGCAGCGGGACTTTCTCAAAGAGCTGCTGGACAAAGCGATCCCGTGTCACCTTGACTCGCTGTTCGACTCTCTCCAGACAATGAACGTACAGGACAAACCTCCCAACATCTTCAAGTGTCAGATCAAACTATTTAAACAGTGGTTTGACACTTGGTCACATGCTGACAAGAACACTTTCTTGATCAAACTGAGGGAGGTGAACCCCGATTTTGTGGACGAATTTGATAGACAACTCTCGCTACAGATCTCCCTGCAAAATCAGGAAGGTGAAACGTGA
- the LOC128207543 gene encoding 39S ribosomal protein L14, mitochondrial-like, whose product MTQATMIIRQTSELVPLMSALHSRTFRTSCCLHELRKMARVKIVDNSVLGRDSLLKGRQPRIIQVYNGPQLGRLGDKVLVSVCGEKKKGYIVGCVQKQKANVPRFDTNNVVLVEDTGLPTGTRIRVPIPSCLRGKEGDFTKILSIATKFV is encoded by the exons ATGACTCAGGCCACGATGATAATTCGGCAGACTTCAGAACTTGTTCCCTTGATGTCTGCTTTGCATTCAAGAACATTTCG GACGTCATGCTGTCTGCACGAGCTTCGCAAGATGGCGAGGGTGAAAATTGTGGACAACAGCGTGCTTGGCCGAGACTCTCTGCTGAAGGGAAGACAACCCCGAATCATCCAGGTGTACAATGGGCCGCAGTTGGGCCGGCTCGGGGACAAGGTGCTTGTTAGTGTTTGTGGGGAGAAGAAAAAGGGCTACATTGTTGGCTGTGTCCAAAAACAGAAGGCTAATGTTCCGAGGTTTGACACAAACAATGTGGTGCTTGTGGAGGACACTGGTTTACCAACAGGAACAAGGATCAGAGTGCCAATACCGTCATGTCTTAGGGGAAAGGAAGGAGACTTTACTAAAATTTTGTCAATTGCTACAAAATTTGTATGA